A genomic segment from Zonotrichia albicollis isolate bZonAlb1 chromosome 21, bZonAlb1.hap1, whole genome shotgun sequence encodes:
- the SLC31A2 gene encoding protein SLC31A2 yields the protein MQMTFYFSDTVVLLFDFWSVHSPTGMVLSVLAVKMGKAVLLRRALLALPRSLSQEALTEPQEEEQSDPAQGRWFWFHVAQTLFHVLQVVLGYMVMLAVMSYNAWIFLGAIAGSTLGYFMVYPLLGRG from the exons aTGCAG ATGACCTTCTACTTCTCGGACACAGTCGTGCTGCTCTTCGACTTCTGGAGTGTCCACAGCCCCACAG ggatggtgctCTCAGTGCTG GCTGTGAAGATGGGCAAGGCCGTGCTGCTGCGGCGGgcgctgctggccctgccccgcaGCCTCAGCCAAGAGGCCCTGACCGAGCCCCAGGAGGAGGAACAGAGCGACCCCGCGCAGGGCAG GTGGTTCTGGTTCCACGTGGCCCAGACTCTGTTCCACGTGCTGCAGGTGGTGCTGGGCTACATGGTGATGCTGGCAGTCATGTCCTACAACGCCTGGATCTTCCTGGGGGCCATTGCAGGCTCCACCCTGGGCTACTTCATGGTGTACCCTCTGCTGGGCCGGGGCTAG